Proteins encoded by one window of Drosophila melanogaster chromosome X:
- the Coq5 gene encoding coenzyme Q5, isoform C has translation MQTTRSTRLLSLARRFVHTRTASQSAQNSKGMASGAESISGKEKTTHFGFQTVRESEKEQKVHEVFEQVANSYDVMNDAMSLGIHRVWKDVFVERLGPTHGMRLLDMAGGTGDITFRYLRYLNNQPNPQQRPSHVTVSDINQHMLNVGEERAKRLGLTTDQLSNCTVAWQCADAEKLPFPDASFTAYTIAFGIRNCTHVDKVLSEAYRVLQPGGRFMCLEFSHLTNETMQWLYDQYSFQVIPPMGQLLAGQWQAYQYLVESIRRFPKQEQFKQMIEQAGFDQVSYENLTFGVVSIHSGFKL, from the exons atgcaaactACGAGGAGCACCCGGCTGCTGTCCTTGGCCAGGAGATTCGTCCACACCCGAACGGCATCTCAATCGGCCCAGAACTCCAAAGGAATGGCAAGTGGCGCGGAATCCATCTCCGGAAAGGAGAAAACCACACATTTCGGCTTCCAAACAGTTCGGGAAAGTGAAAAGGAACAAAAGG TTCACGAGGTCTTCGAACAGGTGGCCAACTCCTATGACGTGATGAACGATGCCATGTCCCTGGGCATCCATCGCGTGTGGAAGGATGTGTTCGTCGAACGACTGGGTCCCACGCACGGTATGCGCTTGCTGGACATGGCTGGCGGCACCGGGGACATCACCTTCCGCTACCTGCGTTATCTGAACAACCAGCCGAATCCCCAACAGCGTCCCAGCCACGTCACTGTGTCGGACATCAACCAGCACATGCTAAACGTGGGCGAGGAGCGGGCCAAGAGGCTGGGACTTACCACCGACCAGCTGTCCAACTGCACCGTCGCATGGCAGTGCGCCGATGCCGAGAAGTTGCCCTTCCCGGACGCTAGCTTTACGGCCTACACTATTGCCTTTGGCATCAGGAACTGCACACATGTGGATAAG GTTCTTTCTGAAGCGTATCGAGTGCTGCAGCCGGGCGGACGATTCATGTGCCTGGAGTTCAGTCATCTGACGAACGAAACGATGCAATGGCTATATGACCAGTACTCCTTCCAGGTGATTCCGCCCATGGGCCAATTGCTGGCTGGTCAGTGGCAGGCGTACCAGTATCTCGTTGAGAGCATCCGACGGTTTCCCAAGCAGGAGCAATTCAAGCAAATGATCGAGCAGGCCGGATTCGATCAGGTGTCCTACGAGAACCTAACCTTCGGCGTGGTCAGCATTCACTCCGGCTTCAAACTGTGA